Within Epilithonimonas zeae, the genomic segment CTTTGTGCTGATAACTAAAGAAGTAATTCCGGCATTTCAAAATGATGAAACAGAAAATCTTGAAGGAAAAGGACTTTCGTACACCATTTCAGAAATCAGAATCTATAAAAACGAACATTTTGTAAAAAATGATCTGGATGTATCTCACCAATATTGGTTTTCTCTTGCTGCCAATGACGACAAAATTTCTTACGCAACTTCCCAAGCTTCGGATAGTATTTTGAAAGCTCCGTTTGTCTCAAAATTTGGAAGTGATGAAACCCCAAAAATTCCTCAGGAAAAAATGGATGCTCAGTTTTATCTGGTTTATTCACAAAATGATGAACGAGAATTATCGCGATTTCCCACATTTCGTTTTACAGATTATCTTCCGAAAGAAACAAAAAACAATTCTTTTGGTAAACAAGTCGAAGTAAAGCAGACTTCTACCGATGGTAAAATGATGGTTTACTTAATATTAAATGTTGAATACAACTAATGGACAAGCTTACTCAAAAACTATTGAAAGGTTTTCTGATTTCCGGAATTGCACTTTTTGCACTTATTGGATTTACATTTATTGCCGTTCAAATATGGCCGGTAATCTGGGATGAATGGAATGAATATAAAAAGGGAGACAATCTAAAATCTGTAAAAATCAAAAATATCCAAATACTGAAAAACGATTATTACAGTCAAGTTATCGTTGATTCTCTAGTAGAAAAGTCATTAAATTTATGGAGTGAGAAAAGAGCTAAAAACGATATGATTTCGCCCAACGGAGCCGGAGATTATTATTTGGAAAATGCTGATGACGACTACAAACTACAATTCATCAACCAAAAAGACAGTCTAATTTATGCTGAATTCGAGCAGAGTTTTAATCCTTATACGAACAAACCTCTTTCATCAACTGGATATTATTATTCTACCGGAAATCCTTTTCCGAAAGACATTATCAACGATAAGTTGCAAGTGGTTCTGAAGAAAAAAGACAGTGTATTTGCAAATTTTAAACCTTTCATTTTAAAAGAAAGCTTAAATCTTGAAGAAGGCTTTGCTGGTCGAAAAAATAAAGAAATCAAAATCTACTCACAAAATAAAAAATTGGTTCTAATTGTTGAATTTGAATTAAGTAGTCAATGAAAAAAAGCATATTTACATTAATAATTGTAATCTTTTTTATGAGCTGCTCTGTCAACCGAAAAAACTATCCTATTCCTCTGCAAGGGCAAAAATGGACTTGGACAAAAAAAATTTCAGCTCAGGGAATGGGCTACGGAAATGAATTTACATTTACAACTGATACAGATTTTATCGAAAAATCTTGGTATTCGGGCGGAGTTTATTGGATACATACTTATTCCGGTATTTATTATTACGATGAAAAATCTAAAACTGTTTTTCTTAAGTACGATAAAAATCAACAATTGAAACTTAGCAAATCATCACCTAAAAAAGCCATTCAACTCATTGATATAAATGACAGATTAATGCCAAAATTTTATGATAACTGGAAATTAGAAAATAAACAGTTAAAACCTTTAAATCCCAAAGAAATACCAAGTGACAGTTTGATAATTACAGATTTGAAGAAAACTTTTAATTTTAAAATAGAAGATGAAGAAATGGGAAATTAATTTTCCGAAAGTTTTAAAAACACAAACCAATGAAAAAAATAATATTTTTCGCCTGCATGCTGTTTTCTTCGCTACAATTAATGGCACAAAAAACTCAGGAAGATCTTCTCATTGAAGCCATTTTAGAATTGAATTCCTTAGAAAACAGCGAAGATGAAATTGCTCTGAATCTCGCAGTTCAAAAATTTGACACGCAATTAATCTATATCCTTGAAAATGAAAACATTAATTCATTTAAAAAATTTGAAAACAGTTTAGACAGTTTATACACCGATTTTTCTTTTAAACGATCAGGAGATTACGAGCTTTTCTCTCTAAGGAAAGGATTAGATCGCTGGAATTATATTCTTAAAAATAAAAAAGTAATCCTGAAAGATTTTAAAACCTTCGATTATTTCTATGATATTCACTCTTTAAATAACAAGGAATTTTTATTGATAAAAAGAATGGACGAAATGTCTTTTACATGCTATAATGCTTTTGTGATGAAGGTTGAAAATAATTCTATCATCCGGCAAGATGCTTTTAAAGACAAGATGGATTTTTTGGAAGTGTGTAGCTGGACAAGTGTTGATACAACTTATTATAAAAAGGATCCAATAACAGGTACCAAAGCTTTAAAAGGTAGTTTAGCCCATTACAAACCATTAGAAATTCAGTTCGATGAGAAAAGAAAAATAATTTCGTACCGTTTTTTAAATCAAATCAATGGAAAAACAATCACCAGAAAAGCAAAATACAGAAATGGAACTTTCAAAATAAAAAGTTATAATGCAAGAACTTTTGAGGAATAATAGTTTCTAAATTAATTAAAAAACAAACAAATGAAAATAAATGAAAAAAATTATCCTCATCTTAATACCAATAAGTATTGTTTCGATGCTACTTTTCTTTGTATTAATTAGTAGCAAAGGTTACGAAATAACTAAAAAAGACCAACACCCGGAGATTCCTTATTTTCCAAAAATTTCCGATTCGGTTAATTTCAGCAATCGGGTTTTAGATTCTATGTACATTCTCAATTATTCTACGAACGGAAAAACAATATTCTTAAATTATACAAAGACCGATTGGAATGATGAGGTAAAATTTATTGCAATCTTAAATCAATCCTTTAAGAATATCTTTTTTCGCGAAATAAAAAACAAAGACCATTTTGTAATCGATTCTACATCTCAATCGCTTTACCTCATAAACCGGGATTCTACAGATATAATTTCAAATATAGAAATCATAGATTTAGAAAAAGGCAAGCTTAAAAATGTAAAAAAAATAGATGAGAAAACCTACCTTAGTGATAAGTCTGAGCTAATGCTATTTAAACATTCGACCAATGCCAGTAATGATACAGACTTGTTGTTTTTTAAAAATCTTAGAGACGATTTTTTTTTCTTGGAAGGAGAACAAGCTAATAAGATTGCTAAAACATTGATATTGACCGAAAATTACAATTTTGATTCTGGAGTTACAATCAAAATCGGTGGTGACTCGGGTATTAAACATCAAAACATTAATTTGCTTGGGCACATTGTAACTAGCAACAAATTATCATCTTTTTCAGGATTCGGAACACCATCTTCCAGCTATACAGAAGAAAATGAAAGAGAAAAAAGATACCAACAAAATGAAGGCTACTCATCCGACAAGGCTGGTTTGACAAGTCCAGAATATATTATTTTAAAATGAGATTGAAATCTGCCGAAGTCAAATTCAAAACAGATTCCTTCTTTTATTCTGATGTTTATTTTGAGCAACTCAACACACCAAAATCTGATAGAGACAGCCTGTTTTACATCTCAAAAAATAGAGTTTAAAAATTTTTAAACTCTATTGATATTATATTTTAAACTATATTATTAACCGAAAAGACTATCCAACATCTGTCAAAGCTTTAAAAAGCAAAGAAATAGCAGGTAATAATTGAATAATTACCGATTTTAAAAATTCTTTTAATTTTAAAATATGGAATGAAGCAGCAGGAAATTAATTTTCTGAATGTTTTAAAAACACAATCGATGAACAAAAGATACCTCTTAAATCCTGATTTTTTTGTGTAGATTTTTCTGCATAAGTATTAAAAACTAATTAAACAAAATGAAAAAGCTTTTTTTATTAACAGTATCGATTTTCCTCTTCTCCTGCAAACCTACGAATAAGGATATTGTGAAAGTAGAGTTTAAGAGTATTTGCGGAGCTAAAGGCTGTAAAAGCCATAGTTCTGTTTTTACAAAAGATAGCATTATAGAATCCGTTTTTGATTGGAGTCCAAAGCCTTTCGAAGAAACAAAGAGAACAAACACACCTGAAAACTGGAAAAAAATGTTGGCTAATGTAGATATTGAAGCTTTTGAAAAAATAAAATCTGATTCCGGTAGATATCAATCTGACGGAACGGACGAAATCATCATTCTTTATTTTTCTAACCAAAAAAGACTCATAGTTTCCAACGGAGATCAGGATAGTTTGTATTATCCAAGAATCGAAAAGTTGTATCAATTTTATAGAAATCAATAATAGACAACGATTTTAAATCTCTAATAATCAATTTCAAACCTAAAATTCAAATAATGAAAAAAATAAATTCCCTCCTTTTGCTGATTTTCTGTTTCACGATGGCTCTTGGACAAAAGAAAAAACAGAAACCACTTCCGCCTCCAAAAGTGGAAGCAATAAAGCCAAGTGTAGTTGAAGAAACGAATAAAGTAAGCGATATACAATATGTTTCACCTCCAGCTCTACCAAATGACCATATCAACATCCAAAAGCCAAATGTTATAGAAAATCTAAACTTAGATTCTAATGCAAAAAAATGTGCTTGCGACAATGTTCTAATTATTTTAGGAGCTGATAAATTTGGAGAAGGATTTACTGCAAAAGATTTTGGTTTGAGGGGAAATGTGAAAAACATAAAAAATGTAGAAAAAAGAGACACTTTGGTAGGTTATAGCGAAACACTTTCCAAAGGAAATACTGTAGAAATGACATTTTCTAAACAAGGTTTTTTAGAAACATATGCGAGAGAGATGATAGATAAATTGAGTCAATCTCAAGGATTTAAAAGTTTTAGCCAAGCATTTTACAACGATAAAAATCAAATTATCAGCACTGAAATATATCTAGGTGATACAAAAAATCTAATGGCTAAAAACCTGTTTCTGTATAATGAAATGGGATTTTATCAAATGCAGAGAACCGATAAAGATAACAAACCTAGTCAAACCAGAATCACGTTCGAATGTTTCAAAACCGATAAGACATTTTCTGTGATAAAAAAAGACGTTGATAAGGCAAGAAACCACGAAACTAACGAGATGTATGTTTTTAACAATCAAAATCAATTGGTTAAAAAACAAGAAATCTTCAATAACGGCGGAAATACTACAAAAAATAAAACTTCGGCTTATGTTTACAATAATTTGGGGCAACTGACTGAAGAAAATTTTCTAAACAAAGACGGAACGATTAGAAACTACCTTCATCATCAATACAATCCGCAAGGCGATGTATTAAAATCGATTTATAAAGATGGAGACTATATCCTTTATGATTACAAATATGACAATCAAAATAACTGGATTTGGAAACGAAAAACTTCTTACGAAAAAAGCCGTTACGGTAATGAAATGGAAATTGATGAACGCCTGACTTGGGACAGAACCATCTTGTATTATTGATTTTAAATTAAAACTAAAAACTATGAATAAACCAACTTTTTTTCTAATACTATTTTTATTGGTTTTCAGTTTGCAATCCTGCAAGAAGAAAGAGAATGAAACAACTAATGAAAATTCTATCCAAAAAGAATCTGAGCCAAAGAAAGATTCAACAACATTCAAAAGTGTGTTGAGACCCAACGAAAAACTTGAACTGGGGAAAATTTATACCGATACTGTTAAGTTTGTTAAGTTTGATGATAATGGCGATGATTGGTATTTTGTTGTAAAGAAAAACAAAGACACTATCAGCTTAATTTACAATACAGATGACCCGAAAATTATCCGTGGAACAGATTTAGAGATCCAATGGAAAATGGATAGTCTGCGACCTGCCGGAGATCCAGAATATTTGGATTTTACTGAGTATCTGATTTCTTGGAAAAAAATCAAAAATAAAAGTTCAGAAAGAGATTTTTCAAAACTTAAAAATCATGGTTTTGTATTAAGTTGCGGAACTGGTTGTGCAATGACTTATAATGTGAAAGAAATTAGATCAATCAACGAAGTTTCAATTAAAGTGACATTTGAGGTAGATATGTATGTTGATGGAGAGCTGACTGAAACATTTGATGAAACTTATTTGTTTAATTATGGCAATAAAAACACTATAAAAAATATGAAAACTAATGAAAATATCGAAAAAATTTTTACAGAAAGTGCACAGCGATCTTTTAAAGAATTTGGCACCAAATTGATGGAATAACAAATCATAAAGACATAACCTAAAAATGAAAAGTAAATTCTTCCAAATTTTCTTAATAACGCTTTTTGCATTTCAATCTTGTAAAAAGGAAACGAAGCAAGAAAACCTCTCCAAAACCGAAGTTCAAAAACCAAAAGATAGTGTAGAATTAGTTTCAGTTGAAAATCCTGAAAAAAAACTTCAGTATTCTATTGAGGTTGAAAAAATTGATTCATTAGAATATCATCATTTTGCAGTAAAGAAAAACATCAATAAGAAAAAGCTCACTAAAATCACAGACTTTAATCAAGCAAAGAAACTATTGAAAGGTATTGTAGAGTTTAATGACAATTCTGAAGATGGTGACCAATCTGCTGTCGAAAAAATACATTTCAGAAACGGAAAAGAATATGGCAATACCAATGAATATGATTACTACTTTTTCGTTGCCTATTATCCTGAAGAAGACATTTTACTCTGTGAAGGCGGACACACAACGGACATCAGTTTTAATTTAAAAAACGGAAAAGAAACAGAAGAAACCGGAAATCCTGATTATATTAATTTCTCACCATCTGGAAAATTTAGATTGAATGGACATTTTGGAGGACAAGAATGTTCTTCGTATTTCATTCAAAAGAAAATTGAAGATTATGTGAAGATTGTTCAGTTGGATGAAGAATTTGAAAAGTTGACCAAAGTTTGGCTTTGCATTGTTGGAGAATCGTTTTGGGTAGATGACAACACTTTGTTCCTCACAGAAGCAAGTAATTTTGGAAAAGCCAAGAAATTTTTCAAAGTAAAAATCATTGAAAAATAAACACAAAATGATAATTTTAAAAACTAAAACCCTTCTACTTTTAACAATTTTTCTGGGCATTAATTCTATATTCTCTCAAGAAAAAAAGAGCAATTACGACTTAGTCGTCTATAAAATCTATGGCGACCTAAACAAAGATAATCTTCCGGATATGGTGATTGTGAAAGAAGATACGAGCGATAAGCGACGACCTAATTTGTTAGAAATATTTTTTCAGACCAAAAACGGAGCTTATCAAAAAGTGCTTTCATCTACAAAAGCCGTGATGGAAAGGTTTCCGTATGGCGACAGCAGAACAGAAACGTTTCTGGAAGAATTGAAAATCAAAAATGGAGTTCTGATTTTCAGAAATCAATTAATCAAAGGAAGTCTTACGCATAAATTCCGTTATCAAAATGGCAAATTTGAGTTGATTGGTTTTATTTCTTATACTGCTGGCGCCGGGTATTTGAATCATATAGATTACAATCTTTCAACTGGCGAAAAAATTGAAAAACACACCGATTACGAAACGGATAAAGTCCTGAAATTAATTAAGACAAAAGACAAATTATCGGTTCTTCCTAAGCTGAAAGATTTTTCACCTTTCGAATTCACCTATTAAAATTAGACAATGAAAAAAATATTTTTTCTCCTGCTTCTTTTTCCGCTCCTGATGTTTGGCAATATGGCAAAACCTTGGATGGAAGGTTCACAGCACTCGATATTGTTTGGTGGTGATGCTTCTGTCAAAAAAGAATCTATTGTTATCCGTATCGTAAAAGATTCTCTTAACCATCATTATGCAAATTACTCTATCAGATACCAAATCTATTCTCCACAGAAACAAACACTTCCGTTGTTATTTGTAGCGATTGATTTATCTGAAAAACAAGACATAAAAGTCAATAATCGGGTAGCAACAATTCAGCCTTTGGATTTCGAAAAAAAGGCTTATCCATTTATTAAGAAAAATGCCAATGAAACGTCTATCACTTTTGACGGAAAGCAGGAATTTTACATTAACGAAAATGATTTGATTTATTTTTCTGCTGATTTGGAAAAGGGCGATAATATTATCGAAGTCCAATATGACGGAAAAATGGAATATAATACAATGGGGTTTGTTACCAATTATAAATTAGAATATTCGCTCTCGCCATCCAAGTATTGGAAGTCATTTGGACCGATTGATGTGACGTTGATATTAAATAATCAAACGGAATTTAAAGAATCAAATCTGGGCAATGAAAAAGAATCGGGTAATATTCTGAAATGGACAATCTCACCACAAAACCGCGAGAATATTGAAATAACAGTATCCGAAAAAATCTCTTTCATCTCAAAAGTTCTGGTAGCTATTGATCCTTTCGGAATTTCAGCAATCGCTCTTGTAGTAATGTTTCTCGTTCATATAAAATTAATGAAAAAAAATCCTAAAATACTCGTGCTGATTCTTGGGATTATTTTGGTTCCTATTCTATTTTATGCGATTTTTTTATTATCGTACAGCCTTATCGATTTTAGTTTAGAAAAATCAAGCACCAAGCATGGTTACGTCTTTTTATATGTTGTGACCTATCCGGTTTTGCTGTTATTCTACGGAATCATAATGTGGCTGATTCACAAACGTATAAAAACAAAGCAATTGACAGAAAATACTGAAAAATAAACACTAATGAAAAAGCTAATTACACTTTTATCTGCTTTGATAATCATCATCGGCTGTAATAAAAAAGAGGAAATCCCGGAAGAAAAAACCACTGTTCCGCAAACTAAAGAATCTGAAAACGAATATGATGAACCTGCTGAAGACCCAGCGTACGTTTTTCCGAAAACCGGAAAGAAAGCAGAAGATTTCATTACCGAACCGGATATTTTCGAAATTCAATATCAAGCAGAAGGCGATTTGAATGGCGATAAATTAGACGATATCGTTATCGTTAGAAAAGACAAGAAAAATAAAACGGCTCCTCGCTCTATGCTGGTTCTTTTCCAAAATCCAGACAAAACCTATCGTTTGGATAAAGTCTCGCATCTTGCAATGCCGGCAGAATATAACGACAGTGATTTCAAATTTTATGAGACAGAAGATGTTTCTATTGACAAAGGTGTTTTAACAATTCAGCTTTACGGGATTGGTCCGAGTGGTAATCTTTTCAATGATTTCAAATATTTCGGAAATGATTTGCTGTTAACCCATATCGAAACTTACAATATGGGCGCCGGAAGTCACCAATCTCTTGATTATGATGTGATGAAAGGAGAACTTTTTCAAGAACTTATCAATACAATGGAAGAAGAAATGCCTTCTACAGAAAAAACTTTTCAACTTAAACCACAGAAAATCAAATTTGAAAATGCTTCGCCAGATGCAGTAATTGCGGATGCTTATAAAGTAATTGATGCGGAAACATAAGAGTTGACTAACAATAAAACGCGAATGTTGATTATCTTTGATTCAAATATTAAAATAATTATGATAAAGAAATTATTATTGACATTAAGTTTAATAACAGTAACAATTGTATTTGCACAGAAAAACAATGACCAACAATCCGTTGCTGAAGCGTCAGAAAAACTAAGATTAGCAATGATTAGCGGAGACAAAGCTATTTTAGAATCCTTGATTCTTCCGGAACTGACTTACGGACATTCGGGCGGACATATTGATGATGCGAAGGAATTTGTAGAAAAATTAGTCAGCAAAAGGTCAAATTTTTTATCTATTGAAAATACCAATCAATCTATTCAAATTGTAGATAAAACAGCAATTGTTCGCAATCATTTGTATGCACAAACTCACGATTTAGGAAAAGAACAAGGAGAAGTGAGTCTGGATATTTTGTATGTCTGGCAGAAAACTAAAAATGGCTGGAAATTGTTGGCTAGACAGGCTGTGAAAGCGGAGAAGAAAAAGTAATTAGCAAATGATAAAAAGGATAACTTTATTAGTTTTAAATTCAATAATTTTATTTTGTATCACTTCATTTCTAAGTGTATTATTCTCATTGCTATCAAGAAACGAAGGTGAGAATCCAACTACTAATATAGGTTTTCCTTTTAATTTTTATCATCAATTTTGGTTGAAAAACAATGATTTACATTGGGGGTAGAGCTTTAAAAATTTAATTTTCAATTAGGTTATTTTATTAATTATAATTTTTGGGATTTACCTAATTAAAAATCGAAAGTAGAATTAAATATTCTGAATAAGTTATCAGAAAAAATCCGCCTCACAGCGGATTTTCTAATTTCTATTTTCTTCTCTTCAATTCTTTCTGTATCAATCCTAATTCTCGTCCCGTTTGTCCGGCAACAGAAGTATTTTCCTGCGCACGTCTCGTAAGATAAGGAACCACGTCTTTTACTGGTCCATAAGGGAGGTATTTAGCAACGTTGTAATGTTGGTTTGCTAAATAATAAGTAATGTTATCACTCATCCCGTAAAGCTGTCCAAAATAGATATGCGGATTATCGTGTTCTAATCCTTTGGTTTTCATTTTGTCCATTACCAATTCGGATGACTTTTCATTGTGTGTTCCGAAAAATGCAGAAACCTTGTCCAGATGTCCCATTACAAAATCGATTCCGGCATTGTAATTATCATCCGTTGCTTGTTTAGTTGGCTGGATTGGATCCGGATAATTTTGCTCTTCGGCTCTCTTTCTTTCCTTTTCCATATAAGCACCGCGAACAATCTTATAACCAATGAAATAACCTTTTTCTCTGGCTCTTTCCAGATGAGCATTCATATATTCCAGACGACCGGTTCTGTACATTTGGATGGTGTTCCAGACAATGGCTTTTTCCTTGTTGTATTTTTCCATCATTTCCTCACAAAGCTGGTCAGCCGCATCTTGCATCCAGGTTTCTTCCGCATCAACCATTACTTTTTTATCACTTTCATAACAAAGTTGACAAACTTCATCAAAACGCTGAACTACTCTATTCCATTCTTCTTTTTGGCTGGTTGTCAATTCTTTTCCTTTTCCAACTTCTTCGTAGATATCAATTCTCCCAAAAGCCGTTGGCTTGAAAACAATAAACGGAATCGCAGGATTTCCTACAGAAAATCTCACAATATCCTTAATTTCCTTACATACAGCATCAAAAACTTCTTCTTCTTCTTTTCCTTCAATCGAGTAATCGAAAATACTTCCAACGCCGCGTTTGAACATCTGTTTTACCACTTTCATACTTTCTTCTCGGGTTTCGCCCCCGCAAAACTGTTCAAACAAAGTCTGCTTCACAATCCCGTCCACAAAGGGAAAATTGTTTCTAACGGTAAAATTGAGAAGAGAAACGCCAATATTGGTCAATGCAGGTTGTTCAATCGCCTTGAACATCCAATAGGCTTTTTTGAGCTGAGCATCCGTTTTATCGGCAAATGCAAGCTTTGTATCATTGAAAATACTCATATCCAGAATTTGTCCCAAAAGTAAATATTATTTCGATTTTTGAATGACTTTTGAAGCTAAATTTTGTCATTCTTTACTATTTTTAAATCAAGACTCATATCTATAAAATCCTAAAAATTAAACATTAGCATCAACATTACTTCATAATTAATAAAAATATCACCAATCCATGATAAATAATTAGCGATTGTGACCTTATATTTGTAAATTATATCTTTACTGTAATGATATTAAGGCGTATGTTTTTGAAACGAAAGATTTTCTGCACCAACCAATTGATTGTTCTTTTGATGTTGTTTTGTGCCAATCTCACTTTTTCTCAGAAACAGTCTGATGACAACGATATCTATAAAAACGCAGCAGAAAATCTGTATGCTCACCCGGAAAAAACCATAACTGTTTCCGAATATCTCTCTATCAACGCAGCTTCCGATGAAGAACGTTCTAAAGCTTTGAATCTAAAAGCTGAAGCGCAAATCTTACAGGGGAATTACATTGTGGCCTTAAACGCCCTTCTGGAATCACTACATTTAAATTCCGAAAATG encodes:
- a CDS encoding nuclear transport factor 2 family protein → MIKKLLLTLSLITVTIVFAQKNNDQQSVAEASEKLRLAMISGDKAILESLILPELTYGHSGGHIDDAKEFVEKLVSKRSNFLSIENTNQSIQIVDKTAIVRNHLYAQTHDLGKEQGEVSLDILYVWQKTKNGWKLLARQAVKAEKKK
- a CDS encoding proline dehydrogenase family protein: MSIFNDTKLAFADKTDAQLKKAYWMFKAIEQPALTNIGVSLLNFTVRNNFPFVDGIVKQTLFEQFCGGETREESMKVVKQMFKRGVGSIFDYSIEGKEEEEVFDAVCKEIKDIVRFSVGNPAIPFIVFKPTAFGRIDIYEEVGKGKELTTSQKEEWNRVVQRFDEVCQLCYESDKKVMVDAEETWMQDAADQLCEEMMEKYNKEKAIVWNTIQMYRTGRLEYMNAHLERAREKGYFIGYKIVRGAYMEKERKRAEEQNYPDPIQPTKQATDDNYNAGIDFVMGHLDKVSAFFGTHNEKSSELVMDKMKTKGLEHDNPHIYFGQLYGMSDNITYYLANQHYNVAKYLPYGPVKDVVPYLTRRAQENTSVAGQTGRELGLIQKELKRRK